The following nucleotide sequence is from Bos indicus x Bos taurus breed Angus x Brahman F1 hybrid chromosome 26, Bos_hybrid_MaternalHap_v2.0, whole genome shotgun sequence.
CGGCGTTGTCGGGCCCGTGGGCGCCCCGGGGACACCCCTTGCAGTCATCATCCTCGCCAGAGCTCGGGGAGGACGAGTCCGCCAGCCCGCCTCGGTGGGTGGCGCCGTCGGCCGGGAGCCCTCGGCCCTTGAGTTCCTGCACCAGCTCGGCCCTGTAGACGGGCTCCTGCTCGCCAGCCCCCAGGCGGCGAGGCTTCAGGCGGATCTTGGGGGGCGGCGGGGTGGCCCCGGGGGGCAGGGGCCGCGTCAGCTTCAGCTTGGGAATGGAGGCGGGGGCGCCTGCCGCAGGCCGGTCCCTGGGAGGCTCGGGGTCCAGGCCTCCGGGCGAGGCCGGGGGTGGACAGAAGGGCTCCAGGGAGCCGTGCACGCGTGGGGGGATCTCCACCACCTCCCCGGTGCCCTGGGGCGTGCTGTAGGAGATCTTGATGGCCGGGCTCCGCGGCACCCCCGGCCGCGCCTCCTCCCGCCGCTCGCGCCTGCTCTTCTTGGCGGCGGCCGCGTCGCCTCCTCCGTCGGGGTCCTCGGGCTTGCGGGGCTCCCTGCGTGGCCGGGGGGCGGCAGGGGGCCCGGGGCTGGCCTCCGGGGGGCTCTGGGTGCTCTTGCACTTCTCACACAGCACTTGGCGCGGCCGCAGGCGGATGGGGCTCAGGGCCAGGCGGCCGGGGTCGCGGTTGCGGGACAGGCGCCGGCGGGTCCTCTTGACGCCCCGGGGCGGCGGCTGCGGCACCCACTGCCGGTAGGTGTTCCTCAGCCAGAGCGGGGGCGGGAAGGGGGCGCCTTCGAAGTAGGGCGGGAACGGGGGCAGGCTTCCGGCCGGCAGCGGCGGGACCGGCGGCAGGGGCGGCTCGGGGGCTCCGTCCCCGCCTTCAGGCGCCGGGGGGCCCGTCCCCAGGGGCATGGCCTCCGCGTCTCCCTCCGCGGGGGACGGGCCGTGGCAGCCGTTGACAGGGGCGTCCTGGGCCTGGGTCAGCGGAGCCAACGGGGGCAGGCCGAAGAGGCCAGACCTGGTCGTGGGGAGACAGAAAGGGGCGGTCAGCACAGGGAGGACCCCCGCGCCCAGCCCccgcgcggggggcgggggcccAGCAGGATCTCCCGGCTTTAACAGAGGCACGCCCCCCAGCACCCGCCCGGGCAGCCCAGGTGCGGGCTGCGTGCTCTGAAATCAGGCGCTCAGCATCAAGCCCACGGGCTGACAGGCACTGAGCATCCAGGCCTCTGTTCCTGGAACGAGGAGAACTCACAGCTGCAGACCCGGAGGCCCAGGAAGCCGGCAACCGGGGCCTCCGTTCCTGGACAGGCCTGGCCCAGCCTGTGGGGACCCAGCTGCTGTGTGGTCAGTGGCCCCTGCCCACAGGCCTCATCCGCTCACCCCCTGCTCCCTGAGGGCAACACTCCCAGAAGGAAGATCCCGCCTGCGTCCCCAGGGGGACCGTCAGGCCCAGGAGAGCCCACGGGACCGGGGTCCCTGGTGCAGTGTGTTTGGGGGCGGGGGCCACTCACAGCCAGGCCCAGCAAGCCCCAGGCCTGAGAGTCAGCCTGCTCCCCCCTGAATGCTGCTTTCAGGTGAGGGCATCCCCCACAGGTGGCCCGTGCCCACTATGACCTGGAAGGACCACCCCTCCTGCCTGGTACCCTGGCCCCTCCCCTCCGTCCTGCAGGCCCAGAGAAGGCAGGAGGCTGCCCTCCCACAGGGACCCACAGCTGAGGCCAAGTACGTGGCCAGCACCCCAGGGCTCCCCAGAATGGCCCGCGCTTGCTTCGAACGGCTTCAGGGCAGTACCCTTCCAGAGCGCTGGCCAGCCGGCCTTGCGTGCTGGGGGCGTCTGAAGTCACATGTCATGAGGGAGCCACTCCTGAAGCAGCAGAACACTGCTCCAAACAACGACAGCCAAGCCCAAACAGGCTGCACGTCCCCCGGCAGCGACACAGCACTGCAAACACCGCGGTTCCATCTGTAAGACCGCTTAAGCTAAAAGCtgttagttttcattttccagCACAGAACAGACTTTCAGACAAGAGTTTAGAATACTGCacctccatctctccctcccttgTGTAATTCAATCACAGCAGAAAAGATAAGTGAGCTTTGCTGTTTCGAAGTTTCCCAGTGACTTCTGCTTCTACTGTTCCCCAGAAGAACCAAGGCTGCTAAGACCGACCGACTGACCATGGCAGCTCCATCTGCAGCCAGGTGGCCGCGGGCACCTGTGGCCGGAAggctcctccccgcccccgccaggGGATGGGTGCCCAGGGACACAAGGAGGCTGGAAGCCGGGTGCAGGCCACTTGAGAAGCAGGGACCGCAGAAGCAGGCGAGAGGGCTGAAGGCAGCGGCCAAAGGCCCATGGCCTCCCTGACGGTCCGTCACGGGAGGGCACGTCCGCCATGGGAACGCTGTCCAAGTTCTATTGAATTCAAGATCACCAGTGAATGCccagtgctgtgtgctgtgctaagctgCTCCAGTCacgttcagctctttgcaaccctgtgaactgtaacccaccaggctcctctgtccacgggattctccaggctagattactggagtgggttgccattcccaacgccaggggatcttccccactcagggaccgaacctgagtctcttacatctcctgcattggcaggtgggttctttactgctagcaccacccaGGAGTCACATCAAACTTTATCAAatgtgaaagtgaggttgctcagttgtgtctgactctttgtgaccccatggactgtagcctgccaggcttttcagtccatgggattttccaggcaagaatactggagtgggttgccatttccttctccaggggatcttcctgacccggggattgaactcgggtctcctgcagtgcagacagactctttactgtctgaaccaccagggagtcccagTTTAGAGCCATTAAGGGAAATGTATCAAAGCCCATCTCCCCTGAATCTAGTCTTCATGGGAGAGCTGCTGGAGGGGGTGGAAGGTTCACACTTCAATGCCCAGAGGGTCCAGCGAACCAGGGCCCTGGCCTCCTGTCCTCTGCTTGGCCACGAGGATGCAGCTCATTCAGCTGGCTCACCGCTGGCCTGTGACCTGTGAGTGTGATtgaaggaggagggggtgagggcTGCAGAGAGAGAAAGGTGGGGTGGCGGGGGCAGCGTCCAGCCAGGGGCCAGCAGTGGGGACCTGGCCCCTCTGGGGTGGATTCTGCTTGGGGTGGTGGGCAGCCATGGCAATTTGGCAGTTGATCCTGCCCCCCTggccccccagccccagcagATCAAACCAGGAGGCCGCGGAGGCTGTGAGCCCCGCTCTGGGGTGCAGGCCCCCCTGAGCACTGGGCTGCGGCCCGAAGGCGGTGCTTCCCTCCAGACGGTGGGTGGCCGGGGACCGCGGCCGTGGCCGGCACGGCAGGCCCCGTGACTGGGGCACTTCCTTCCCGGAGCGGCCGCCCGGCCCTGGCCCTGGCCACACCCACGCCTGCCGGTGGGTAAACAGGGCCAGCAGGACCCTGGCTGCCCTGCTGAGGGCCGTGGGCAGAGCCCCGTCTACAGCCCCGTGAGGCACACAGGTCACCATCCCAGCTCTCGGctgggacagggaggctgggacaGGACAGGGGGCGGGCAGGGTCTGAGCTTGCCCCCCAGCTTGGGTGCCCCGGGGCACAGAGACGGCTCCAGCTCAGGCCCCTCTCTCAGGGAAGGACCTCAGCAGCTTGCCCCCACGGGGCACCTCCTGGACCCCCAGCACAAGGTGTGGCACCACTGAGGTTTGTGCGTGACCGTGGGGCTGGGCCCCTGGCAAGGCCGGGCTACGCCCTTGTGGGCCTGCACTCAGGGACAGAGGTGTGGCTGGCCTGGCAGAGCCCCGCAGCGACAGTGCAGGGcctggcaggaggtggggggccTGGGGCCAGAGACACGGTCTGCCAGGCCCCAGGGAATGACCTGGGCCCCACTGTCCACCCTCTGCTGTGCTGAGGGTCAGAGCCTACTGGGCCCTCCAGGCAGCCACCCCCAAGTTCGGGAGAAGGAGCtgggaggggagcctgggggctggggagaccCACGGGCAGAGCAGACCCCCCACATCCACTCAGAGCAGGAAGCCTGAGGGGGCCTGGAGCAAACCGCAGCCCCGAGGAGGGACGGGGGAGACAGAGCCAGAGTGAGAAAGTGGGAAGTTTGCAAGGGCGGCTTTGGCCATGAGGCTTATCGGGGGTCAGATCCCAAAGCAGGATAGTTCTGCCCCCAAGGGCACAGGAGACAGAGTGCCCAGGGTCCCCCGATGCTCTGTCCAGGGGAGAGCACGGCCGCCCACAGGGGCACGGGGCCTGGCCGGCCATCCTCGGCGCCACAGCAGTGGCCAGGCCTCCGCTCACCCTTGTCCTGGGCTTCATGTATGTCTCCAGCTGAGCAACCCCGCCAGGGCCGCCCTGGTGGGCCCACAGCCAGGAGGAGCCAGCCAGGCAGCCTGCTGGAGCGCGAGACACCCCACACACCCACCGCGGCCTCCCCTCCGCAGGCCTGGCGCCCAGCAGCAGCCTCTGGGCCCAGCCGGGTTCCCTGGACCTTCCTGCCTCATCCTCCCACGGGGAAAGGCCACCCTGGCGTCCTgtgaagagatgggaagacctgGCTCCTGGAACAGAAGCGCCCTGGGGGCCCACCCCGGGCCAGGGTCCAGGGAAGCCTCCTGCAGCGGACACGCTGCAGTGGACGCCCACGTGGGCAGAGCCCACAGCCCCGCGCCCCCAGGCGAGGCCCACCCTGCGGCCGGCTGAGTGCCCCAGCGCTGGTTCAGAACATACACAGCAGCTTCTTTCTCCCACAGACCTGCCAAACAGACGGCCGGCCAGACAGACGGCCGGCCAGACAGACGGCCTGCCAGACAGACGGCCGGCCGCAGGGCCggagctggggcaggggaggggcgggcgctgtgggagaggcaggcaggcggCGCCAGGCTGCCCTGAGGTCCACCTCTGCTCAGGGAGTAGAGAGACAGGAAATGTGGCCTGGACTCCAGAGGCACCCCCCAGGGCCACCCAGGggaccctgcccccctccccagggacacacagggggccctgcccccctccccagggccaCCCAGGGGACCCTGCCCCCCTCTCCCAGGGCCACCCAGAGGGGCCCTGCCCCCCTCTCCCAGGGCCACCCAGGGGACCCTGCCCCCCTCTCCCAGGGCCACCCAGAGGGGCCCTGCCCCCCTCTCCCAGGGACACACAGGggaccctgccccctccccagtggACACACAGGgggccctgcccccctcccccagggacACACAGGGGGCCCTGCCCTTCCCCTGTGGACACACAGGAgatcctgcccccctcccccagggacacacaggggaccctgcccccctcccctgtgGACACACAGGGGACCCTGTCTCTCTCTGAGGACAGCAACATAGGATCTTTGCCCCAGCTGCTCCCAGGGTCTTGCATCCAGGGTTTTAGAACCATCAGCATCATCCCACTGCGACTCAGCTGACTGTGTCCCTCTCACCTCTCTGAGGGTGCCTACAGAAGCCCAAGGCCAGGCCCTCACCACCCCTCCTCTCCACCACCCGCCTTGGAGTGGCTCCAGAGATCAGCCATGCCGGCCTGGTCCCCTGGTGAGGCATCTGCCCGCTGGCTGCAGGTCCTGCCGGCCTGTGGTGCACTGGGCACCCCCACACTCAGCTCCCCAAGGGCAGGGGAAGAGCCAGTGGGGCCTGGGCGTGTGTGCCTAGATGGAGCAGGGGCCCCCCCTGCCCAGGGACCAGCCAGGGCGGGGATTCTTGGCTGGTCTCCAGAGACTGAGTCTCCAGAAGCCTCAGTCGCCACCCCGCTGAGTGACTGAGTCAGTgacagtcgttcagttgtgtctggctctttgcgaccccgtggactggagcccaccaggctcctctgtccatggaattctccaggcaagagtactggagtgggtgccatttccttctccaccccaccccctgggcGGGTCACAAAGGCTCACACCCAATCTTTCCAGCAGAGGGGTCCAGGAGCCTGCGCGGTGATGGCCCGGGGGATTCACACTGGGAAGTTTAAGAAAGCCCGGCTCAGAGGTCAAGGCCAGGCCTGACAGGCAGCTGGCCCTCACGCCCTGCCTGGGGACCCCCTCTCGGAGCCTTCGCCGTCTCTGGGCTGCCCCCTCTGAGGTCCCTGAGCAGAGGCACACCCTAAAGTCGCCTGTGAAACAACGCCCACATCTGCTTGGGCCCTGGCCTGGACACAGGAGCCACGGCGGCGCAGCAGGAGACGCAGGGGCTGGGCCCGAGGCTCAGGCCGTCTCCTTGCGCACTGACTGGGTGTGGACTCAAGAGTCCCCGAAAACCTGGCTTCAGCCCACACGGCAGCCGGGCAGTAGGTTCAAGGCTGGATGGGGGGCACTGGGCACCGAGTGCCTCCCACCTGCTGGGAACTTGGCCTGGCCTCTGAGGACACACGCGTGTTCGGCTCAGGGCCTGCAGTGAGGGGCACCGCCTCCTGAGTGCCCTCAAATTAACACTGGTAGCTGGGCCCCCTGTGAGAACTGCCCGTCCCGGAGGATGTCGCCCGCTCTGCCTGTGTGCTCCAGCAAGGCTAACACAGTGGTGAGCGGCCCGCGCCCCACGGGGGCACCGCGGGCACAGTGGCCTGCTGCCCTGGCCTGACCCCACACTAGCCCGCGGCCCGCGCCCCACGGGGGCACCGCGGCGCAGTGGCCTGCTGCCCTGGCCTGACCCCACACTAGCCCGCTGCTCGGGGACCGCAGGCCCCGGGAGGGGGGTGGTGCCTGCAATCCAAGCCCCCAGCTGCTCTCTCTGCCTGTCAGTGCCCACACCCGGGAAGGGGCCCGGCCGGTTGGCCCTGTCCCTGTGGCATGGAGTGGGGAGTGCTCCAGGGAAGGCAGGTGGGTGCTGAGGACCCTGAGGCCTGAGGCCAGGCCCCCTCTGCCTGGGACACCCAGCCCAGGCCTCTGGACCCTGCCTGACATGCTGGCTGTGAACTTGAGCACTCATAATATTATGGGAGAAAAGTGGGATCAGGATGAAACTGAAGGTGACTGCAGAGGAGAGCGGGGTAAGCAGGGGCAGGGACAGCTTTGGGGCCAGGCTTCAGACAACTGGGGGGCTGGGAGAGGCCAGGTTAAGCCTTAGACTCTCTGTGGGGACTGGGGGGCCCACTCAAGCCAGAAAGGGGCACTGCCCAGCTGAGCTGTGCCCATCGAGGCCCGGCCCCTGGCTCCGTGGGCGGCTCCGGTTACAGCCTCATGTGGCCGTGGCAGGGCGGACGCCCACACGCCCTACAGCTGCCAGTTCCCATGCTGGGATCCCAGCAGAGCCTGCTTCCTCCACGAGCGGGTGGGGAGCGGGTGGGGAGCTGTGCAGATCTCTGAACCAGGGCACCCACAGGCCACAGGGCCGGGAGCCCTGGCTGGAGGCAGAGAGCAAGGGCAGCGAGCCTGTAGCCTCCGCAGACACCCCCAGCTACGAGTCTACCCTGCAGCCTCCTTTGTCCTGAGTCAGGGAGCCcagaaaatgggggtgggggggccgcTCCTGCAAGTGTCCGCTGCAGAGAGGAAAGGCCAGGCAGGGCTGTGCAGGAAGGCTGGAGTGCGGCCTGCCTGACGGGGAAGTGCCGGCCACCGGCGGCAGGGGACCTTGGCCACCCCAGGGCGCAGGCTTGGCCCTCCTGAGGGGCTGTGCCTGCAGCCTGTGGGGGTCACCGGGTCCCACCAAGCGCTCCCTGCAGTAGCTGGCTCCGAGCAGGGTGACAAGTCACCTGGGAGGCCATATGTTAAGTCACATGACTTGTACATAAATGGCTCTGGCACATCTAATGAGGAGATAACGCCAGCAGGGTGACTGTTGAAAGGTGACAGTCCTCCCGCCACATCCATGCCGCGGGCACAAACCCGGCCTGCACCGAGGGGCGAAGCTGGGCCTCTGCAGAGGGGAGGTGGTTTAGGATAAGGCCCAGCCCGAGCCTCGAGACATTAGCGCCTGATTAATGCCTAATCATTTATCTGCGCGACAGCAAGCTACCATGTGACACTGTATCCAGGAGACTCTTTCCCGCTGCAGAGCTCCCTGCTGCCGGTGCACAGGTGCCTGTCGGCGCGTGGACTCGCCCCAGGCCTGCCTGGGGACCCCCTCCATCAGTGACGCCCGGATCCCGCGGGGCACCCCCTCGCAGCTCTGCAACTTGTCTCTTTTCATCCCTGCTCCGCCTGGGGGCTCCTCAACCCCAAACAGTGTTCTCAAATCCTGCCGCCGGACACAACTGCTTGCCCTCTGTCCTCACCTCAGCCCCGACTGCGCCCGGGAGCCGGAAGAGGGCTTTTCAGGGCC
It contains:
- the PWWP2B gene encoding PWWP domain-containing protein 2B, producing the protein MEPRAGCRLPVRVEQVVNGALLVTASCGERSFAGILLDCTKKSGLFGLPPLAPLTQAQDAPVNGCHGPSPAEGDAEAMPLGTGPPAPEGGDGAPEPPLPPVPPLPAGSLPPFPPYFEGAPFPPPLWLRNTYRQWVPQPPPRGVKRTRRRLSRNRDPGRLALSPIRLRPRQVLCEKCKSTQSPPEASPGPPAAPRPRREPRKPEDPDGGGDAAAAKKSRRERREEARPGVPRSPAIKISYSTPQGTGEVVEIPPRVHGSLEPFCPPPASPGGLDPEPPRDRPAAGAPASIPKLKLTRPLPPGATPPPPKIRLKPRRLGAGEQEPVYRAELVQELKGRGLPADGATHRGGLADSSSPSSGEDDDCKGCPRGAHGPDNAGLAFLATCPGRSGCTSELAWSSDSLDESKSSGSDGTLPDTCDLSPGDGVPSSSKGTRPTVPPLTVRLHTQSVSKCVTEDGRTVAVGDIVWGKVHGFPWWPARVLDISLSQKEDGEPSWQEAKVSWFGSPTTSFLSTSKLSPFSEFFKLRFNRKKKGMYRKAITEAANAAQHVAPEIRELLTQFET